The following coding sequences are from one Candidatus Zixiibacteriota bacterium window:
- a CDS encoding serine/threonine-protein kinase, whose protein sequence is MIGQTISHYKITAKLGEGGMGEVYLATDTNLGRLVAIKFLAANRAADPEARQRFIHEAKAQAMLSHPGIATFHDVGVAEGRAFIVMEYIEGAPLPKLALAEDLSLSEVLDLVIQVAEGLRAAHEHGVVHRDIKPENILVTAKHQVKITDFGLAKWKGATTLTREGTRNPYGCRCLLCLTGRQESSYLGKDVQL, encoded by the coding sequence ATGATTGGCCAGACCATCTCCCACTACAAGATCACCGCCAAGCTCGGCGAAGGCGGCATGGGGGAAGTGTATCTGGCCACCGACACGAATCTCGGTCGATTGGTGGCCATCAAGTTCCTCGCGGCCAACCGGGCGGCCGATCCCGAGGCGCGTCAGCGTTTCATCCATGAGGCCAAGGCGCAGGCGATGCTGAGCCATCCCGGCATCGCCACGTTCCATGATGTCGGCGTGGCGGAGGGGCGCGCCTTCATTGTCATGGAGTATATTGAGGGGGCCCCTCTTCCCAAACTGGCCCTCGCTGAAGATCTCTCCCTCAGCGAGGTTCTTGATTTGGTGATTCAGGTTGCCGAGGGGCTCCGGGCAGCCCATGAGCATGGAGTTGTGCATCGGGACATCAAGCCGGAAAACATCCTCGTCACGGCCAAGCATCAGGTGAAGATCACCGATTTCGGGCTGGCCAAGTGGAAGGGAGCGACCACACTGACCCGCGAGGGCACCCGCAATCCGTACGGGTGTCGATGTCTACTATGCTTGACAGGTCGCCAGGAGTCAAGTTACTTGGGGAAGGACGTACAGTTATGA
- a CDS encoding hemerythrin domain-containing protein has product MAELCQSLRAEHQLIQRVLNAMATEAIRVDNGNPLNGIFVLCALKFLREFADGVHFQKEETVLFVRLEQMGVPRGGGPIGIMLDEHAQVREMVAAIELKLEPAMHGDGEAAHALVQTIRDSVVLWRAHIEREDHLLFPMAEQLLGDRQKAEMLALFGEMESCGTAASQRQVAWAESFG; this is encoded by the coding sequence TTGGCTGAACTCTGCCAGTCACTCAGAGCCGAACACCAGCTGATCCAACGTGTGCTGAACGCCATGGCGACCGAGGCCATCCGCGTGGATAATGGCAACCCCCTGAACGGCATCTTTGTCCTCTGCGCTCTCAAGTTCCTCCGTGAGTTCGCGGATGGAGTCCATTTTCAGAAGGAAGAGACGGTCCTGTTTGTGCGCCTGGAGCAGATGGGTGTGCCCCGCGGCGGAGGCCCGATCGGCATCATGCTGGACGAACACGCACAGGTGCGCGAGATGGTCGCGGCGATTGAGTTGAAGCTCGAGCCGGCCATGCACGGAGACGGGGAGGCCGCGCACGCCCTCGTTCAGACGATTCGCGACTCCGTCGTACTCTGGCGTGCCCACATCGAGAGAGAGGATCACCTTCTGTTTCCGATGGCAGAACAACTTCTCGGCGATCGGCAGAAAGCCGAGATGTTGGCTTTGTTCGGCGAAATGGAATCTTGCGGGACCGCAGCTTCCCAGAGACAAGTGGCCTGGGCAGAGTCGTTCGGTTGA
- a CDS encoding DinB family protein, with the protein MSTWRHLFLDGEFSPRLRLLSGLTLAQVLRRPAGASHSIYEELWHTAKWQTIVVGRDQAARDAYLSEGFQYPDQTPDDEQAWSALVKEFLLGAEKAVEWGQSSEEQAAEVEVGVTVRDVLEGLAVHNAYHLGKIVALRQAIGAWPPPSE; encoded by the coding sequence ATGAGTACATGGCGGCACTTGTTCCTCGACGGCGAGTTCAGCCCGCGGCTGCGTCTGTTGTCCGGGCTAACCTTGGCGCAAGTTCTACGACGACCAGCGGGCGCGTCACACTCGATCTACGAAGAGCTCTGGCATACAGCGAAGTGGCAGACCATCGTGGTCGGACGCGATCAGGCGGCCCGTGACGCGTACTTGTCCGAAGGGTTCCAGTACCCTGACCAGACGCCGGATGACGAGCAGGCGTGGTCGGCTTTGGTGAAGGAGTTTCTGTTGGGGGCGGAGAAAGCGGTGGAGTGGGGGCAGTCATCCGAAGAACAGGCGGCCGAAGTCGAAGTCGGTGTGACGGTGAGAGACGTACTCGAAGGCCTGGCCGTACACAACGCCTACCACTTGGGCAAGATTGTGGCGTTGCGGCAGGCGATCGGTGCGTGGCCGCCACCGTCAGAGTAA
- a CDS encoding cold-shock protein, whose product MAQGTVKWFDEQKGFGFIAQEGEEDVYVHRDALGAEGFGTLKAGDRVEFDVVRGRQGPQAANVTKLKSRPSPFD is encoded by the coding sequence ATGGCACAAGGTACTGTGAAGTGGTTCGACGAGCAGAAGGGCTTCGGGTTCATCGCCCAAGAGGGCGAAGAGGACGTCTACGTCCACCGCGATGCCCTCGGGGCGGAAGGGTTTGGCACACTGAAGGCGGGAGACCGCGTGGAATTCGACGTAGTCCGTGGGCGGCAGGGGCCGCAGGCCGCCAATGTGACCAAACTCAAGTCGAGGCCATCTCCGTTCGACTGA